A DNA window from Brassica napus cultivar Da-Ae chromosome C1, Da-Ae, whole genome shotgun sequence contains the following coding sequences:
- the LOC106376108 gene encoding E3 ubiquitin-protein ligase RMA3 yields the protein MELEGNFFMSDAQQAHDDAFLAKQKPNLVTGPIGGQNANESGCFDCNICLDTAHDPVVTLCGHLFCWPCIYKWLHVQLSSVSIDQHHNNCPVCKSNIAVTSLVPLYGRGMSSGFVSKKQDAVIPRRPAPPITSGSSLNPRLQHHRTMSPTFHSRNQYSPRGLTTTESTDLANAVMMSFLYPVIGMFGDLVYTRIFGTFTNTIAQPYQSQRMMQREKSLNRVSIFFFFCIFLCLLLF from the coding sequence ATGGAATTAGAAGGGAACTTCTTCATGTCTGATGCTCAACAAGCACATGACGATGCCTTCTTAGCTAAACAAAAACCTAATCTCGTCACGGGTCCCATTGGAGGTCAAAACGCTAACGAAAGTGGCTGTTTTGATTGCAACATCTGCCTAGACACAGCCCATGATCCGGTTGTCACACTATGCGGACACCTTTTCTGCTGGCCTTGCATTTACAAATGGTTACACGTTCAGCTATCATCCGTCTCAATCGATCAGCACCACAACAACTGCCCTGTCTGCAAATCCAACATCGCCGTCACCTCACTGGTTCCTCTCTACGGAAGAGGCATGTCTTCCGGGTTTGTCTCGAAGAAACAAGACGCAGTAATACCACGGAGACCTGCTCCACCAATCACTTCAGGATCATCTCTGAACCCAAGGTTGCAACATCATCGAACAATGTCTCCAACGTTTCACAGCCGCAACCAATACTCCCCTCGTGGCCTCACAACAACCGAATCAACCGACCTTGCGAATGCAGTCATGATGAGTTTCCTCTACCCGGTGATTGGGATGTTTGGGGACTTGGTCTACACCAGGATATTCGGAACCTTCACAAACACAATAGCTCAGCCTTATCAAAGCCAGAGGATGATGCAGCGTGAGAAGTCTCTTAACCGGGTAtccatattcttcttcttctgcatcTTCCTTTGCCtccttctcttctag
- the LOC106376109 gene encoding exosome complex component RRP41-like, translating into MAAKQGAATTTYSPKIIARTRPPIFKNSDLDWTRPDGRGFHQCRPALLQTGAVSSASGSAYAEFGNTKVIVSVFGPRESKKAITYSDVGRLNCNVSYTTFASPALGSQGTDHKEYSSMLHKALEGVIMMETFPKTTVDVFALVLESGGSDLPVVISCAGLALADAGIMMYDLITAVSVSCIGKSLMIDPVTEEEGCEDGSFMMTCMPSRSEITQLTITGEWTTPNINEAMQLCVDACSKLGEIMRDCLKQAASASDE; encoded by the exons ATGGCAGCGAAACAGGGAGCCGCAACCACAACGTATTCACCCAAAATCATCGCCAGAACTCGGCCTCCTATCTTCAAAAACTCCGACCTCGATTGGACCCGTCCCGATGGCCGTGGATTCCACCAATGTCGACCTGCCT TACTTCAAACAGGTGCTGTGAGCTCTGCTTCTGGTTCTGCTTATGCTGAGTTTGGAAACACCAAAGTCATTGTTTCAGT ATTTGGGCCAAGGGAGAGTAAGAAAGCAATTACTTATAGTGATGTTGGTAGACTGAACTGCAATGTTAGCTACACTACTTTTGCTTCCCCAGCTCTTGGTAGTCAG GGGACTGATCACAAAGAGTACTCATCAATGCTTCACAAAGCGTTGGAAGGCGTGATTATGATGGAGACGTTTCCAAAGACAACTGTTGATGTTTTTGCGCTTGTGCTTGAATCTGGAGGCA GTGACCTCCCTGTTGTGATATCATGTGCTGGTCTTGCTCTAGCAGACGCCGGGATTATGATGTATGACCTTATCACAGCTGTCTCAGTG TCGTGCATAGGGAAAAGCCTTATGATCGACCCGGTAACAGAAGAGGAAGGATGTGAAGATGGAAGTTTCATGATGACGTGCATGCCATCTCGGAGTGAAATCACTCAGCTGACTATCACTGGTGAATGGACAACGCCTAACATTAACGAG GCAATGCAGCTATGCGTGGATGCCTGTTCAAAACTTGGAGAGATCATGCGTGATTGTCTGAAACAGGCTGCCTCAGCTTCCGATGAATGA